The DNA segment TATTTCACTCCTCAAAATCAAGGCAGTCAAGTATTACTGCACCACTCCCAAAAGCGGAGGTGCTTTAGATTCTGAGATAGTCGAGTTCCAAAAACCCTTGGCATAGATTTGAGGATTCGCTTGAACTGCTTGACGGTAAGACTCGCGCACCTGAGCGTTCACCGCAACTGTTTTTACGTCATACATCTGCATTGCCATTTTGGGATAGAACCCAATTCCCACAATTAGCGCTAAGAAACAAGCCGCAATAAACAGCTCACGGGGATTGGCATCCTCAAACTTAGCGTCTACAGGTAGGTCGCAGTTGGTTCCAAAGCAAGAGGCTTCGTCATTCCCTTGACTCTTCAATTCGACATCGTCCAAGTCGCAGGAAGGCACCAGATCACACATCAGTTCTGAACTTGGCCCGTAAAACACCTGTCTCAGCATTGAGAGCAGATAGATAGGCGTGAGAATGAGTCCAACTGCCGAGAAAAATACGGTTCCTGTGCGGAAGGTGGAACTGTAAACATCACTCGTCGTGATGCCCATAAAGACAGCGATCTCACTAGCAAAACCGCTCATTCCGGGCAACGCCAACGATGCCAATGCCGCAATCGTAAACAAAGCGAATACCTTAGGCAATGCCTGACCGATACCCCCCATCTGATTCATCATCATGGTGTGGGTGCGATCGTAGGTCACGCCTGCGAGGAAGAACAGTACCGCTGCGATCAACCCGTGGGAGATCATTTGCAACAGTGCCCCGCTCACCCCTACATCCGTGAAGGAAGCAATACCTAGTAAGACGAATCCCATGTGAGAAATCGATGAGTAGGCAAGGCGACGCTTCATGTTTGTCTGGGCAAAGGAGTTCAACGCGCCGTAGACAATGTTGATTACTCCTAAAATTGCCA comes from the Trichocoleus sp. FACHB-46 genome and includes:
- a CDS encoding NAD(P)H-quinone oxidoreductase subunit 4 is translated as MMMDRFPWLTAIVLLPLIAAMFIPLLPDKGGKVVRWYALAVGVIDFVLMCYTFWTHYDTSSATFQIVEKVAWVPQLGLNWAVSVDGLSAPLVLLAGLVTTLSIFAAWRVDRRPRLFYGLMLLLYAAQVGVFVAQDLLLFFIMWEIELVPVYLLVCIWGGQNRRYAATKFLMYTAIASIFILVAALAMAFYGSNTTFDIAELHLKQFPLALELLLYAGLLVAFGVKLAIVPFHTWLPDAHGEASSPVSMVLAGVLLKMGGYGLIRLNLELLPNAHIYFAPILAILGVINIVYGALNSFAQTNMKRRLAYSSISHMGFVLLGIASFTDVGVSGALLQMISHGLIAAVLFFLAGVTYDRTHTMMMNQMGGIGQALPKVFALFTIAALASLALPGMSGFASEIAVFMGITTSDVYSSTFRTGTVFFSAVGLILTPIYLLSMLRQVFYGPSSELMCDLVPSCDLDDVELKSQGNDEASCFGTNCDLPVDAKFEDANPRELFIAACFLALIVGIGFYPKMAMQMYDVKTVAVNAQVRESYRQAVQANPQIYAKGFWNSTISESKAPPLLGVVQ